A part of Nitrospirae bacterium CG2_30_53_67 genomic DNA contains:
- a CDS encoding magnesium transporter MgtE, which produces MGFALPVTQRSLNLQEPILAHVRRDFSSLRQEMTVQEALSAIRRHGAGEKIVYFYMVNEANQLLGVLPTRRLLTAPVEQRLADIMIKRVIAIPHTATVLEACELFVMHKFLAFPVVDEERHLVGIVDISLFTEEVFDLAEREQTDAVFESLGFRVSQVRDASPFRSFRFRFPWLLAAISGGTICALLTSVYEVTLSQYLMLAFFMALVLGLGESVSVQSMTVAIQALRTSRPTLRWYAEALRREVTTSLLLGGACGSIVALIVWAWRGDGAAAWVIGLGIVLSMCAACVFGLSIPSLLHALRLDPKIAAGPVTLALTDILTLVFYFTLAVFMLG; this is translated from the coding sequence ATGGGGTTTGCGTTGCCTGTAACCCAGCGATCACTCAATCTGCAGGAGCCGATTCTGGCCCACGTCCGCAGGGACTTCTCATCCTTGCGGCAGGAAATGACCGTACAGGAGGCCCTGTCGGCCATTCGGCGGCATGGCGCAGGCGAGAAGATCGTCTACTTTTACATGGTCAATGAGGCAAACCAGCTGCTTGGTGTCCTGCCTACACGCCGGCTGCTTACCGCTCCTGTGGAACAACGCCTGGCAGACATCATGATCAAGCGGGTCATCGCCATCCCTCACACCGCTACAGTGCTGGAAGCCTGTGAATTATTCGTGATGCACAAGTTCCTCGCCTTCCCTGTGGTCGATGAGGAGCGCCATCTGGTGGGCATCGTGGACATCAGCCTGTTCACCGAAGAGGTCTTCGACCTGGCCGAGCGGGAGCAAACAGATGCCGTATTTGAATCACTTGGATTCCGCGTGTCACAGGTGCGGGATGCGTCACCGTTCAGGTCCTTCCGATTCCGCTTTCCGTGGCTGCTTGCAGCCATCAGCGGCGGCACGATCTGCGCATTGCTGACAAGCGTCTATGAGGTGACCCTGTCTCAGTATCTGATGCTTGCCTTCTTTATGGCCCTGGTGCTGGGCCTGGGCGAGAGCGTAAGTGTCCAGTCCATGACGGTGGCGATTCAGGCTCTCCGCACCTCTCGGCCTACCCTTCGATGGTATGCCGAGGCGCTGCGGCGCGAGGTTACCACCTCCCTGCTGCTTGGGGGGGCCTGTGGTTCGATCGTGGCTCTGATCGTCTGGGCCTGGCGAGGTGACGGCGCGGCCGCATGGGTGATCGGCCTGGGCATTGTTCTCTCCATGTGCGCAGCCTGTGTATTCGGGTTGAGCATCCCCAGCCTGCTGCATGCATTGCGGCTTGACCCCAAAATCGCAGCAGGACCTGTAACGCTTGCTTTGACGGACATCCTTACGCTCGTATTTTATTTTACGCTGGCGGTTTTCATGCTGGGATAG
- a CDS encoding phosphoglycerate kinase, with protein sequence MDRRQGDSLPSIQDAELEDKTVLVRFDHNVVKNGEIKDPFRIDRTIGTLFHIVERGGRPILMTHIGRPRDKETGKIQCREGESVRPIVDYIEQKLHTRFFVPEFEIDPEKGIMGIDTSINIAIRELRSRKVSGIYLPNTRWFFGEEAKGPERERFALQLAGLADIYVNDAFGSWQPHASTYDIVRHLPSCAGFLMQQEIKNLDRVLEPERPFLAVVAGAKYDTKIGPLYAIYDKVDRIILGGVIYNTYLCARYGVRIKGVSDSDINLARELVEKDKVTKKIIELPFIVESDTLEGRKEGHYKTISVSDFKSGREYGYIADIDPASFRDGKVHATILDARTILVNAVMGFTPHFIEGSQALDHTIDENRDAIKMYGGGDTLQEFKNLCPGLYLSVMDNARYYFFTGGGTVLTAIGKGSPYGLQPIRALIEKGGRG encoded by the coding sequence ATGGACAGGAGACAAGGGGACTCGCTTCCATCCATTCAGGATGCCGAGCTGGAAGACAAGACCGTGCTGGTCCGTTTTGATCACAATGTGGTGAAGAACGGCGAGATCAAGGACCCCTTCAGGATAGACCGGACCATCGGGACCCTTTTCCATATTGTCGAGAGGGGCGGCCGGCCCATCCTCATGACCCATATCGGGAGGCCCCGGGACAAGGAGACAGGAAAGATCCAATGCAGGGAAGGGGAGTCGGTCAGGCCGATCGTTGACTATATCGAACAGAAGCTGCATACACGGTTCTTTGTCCCCGAGTTTGAAATTGATCCTGAAAAGGGAATCATGGGCATTGATACCTCCATCAATATCGCCATACGGGAGCTGCGCAGCAGGAAGGTCAGCGGCATCTATCTCCCCAACACCCGATGGTTCTTCGGTGAGGAGGCCAAAGGCCCCGAGCGGGAGAGGTTCGCCCTCCAGCTCGCCGGGCTTGCCGATATCTACGTCAATGACGCCTTTGGCTCATGGCAGCCCCATGCATCCACCTATGACATCGTCAGGCATCTGCCGTCGTGCGCCGGGTTTCTCATGCAGCAGGAGATCAAGAACCTGGATCGGGTGCTCGAACCCGAGAGGCCTTTCCTTGCCGTGGTGGCCGGGGCGAAATATGATACCAAGATCGGGCCTCTTTACGCCATCTATGATAAGGTCGACCGGATCATCCTCGGCGGTGTGATCTACAACACCTATCTCTGTGCAAGATACGGTGTCAGGATCAAGGGCGTTTCCGATTCAGACATCAACCTTGCGCGGGAACTTGTTGAAAAGGACAAGGTCACAAAGAAGATCATCGAGCTTCCATTCATCGTGGAGTCGGATACGCTTGAAGGGAGAAAAGAGGGGCATTACAAGACCATCTCCGTTTCGGATTTTAAAAGCGGTCGGGAGTACGGCTATATCGCCGATATAGACCCGGCTTCGTTCAGAGACGGGAAGGTGCATGCGACCATTCTCGATGCCCGTACGATCCTCGTCAATGCCGTCATGGGATTTACGCCTCATTTCATTGAAGGCTCTCAGGCCTTGGACCATACGATTGACGAGAACAGGGACGCGATCAAGATGTACGGCGGCGGGGACACGCTTCAGGAGTTCAAAAACCTCTGTCCCGGTCTCTATCTTTCGGTGATGGACAATGCAAGATACTATTTCTTCACCGGGGGCGGGACCGTGCTCACCGCCATCGGAAAAGGGAGCCCCTACGGATTGCAGCCGATACGCGCCCTGATTGAAAAAGGCGGCCGGGGGTAG
- a CDS encoding adenosine deaminase, whose protein sequence is MKSFIHQIPKAELHIHIEGSLEPELMLEIAERNGLTLPFPSVEEIRKAYEFTDLQSFLDIYYKGTRILLHEQDFYDMTWAYLEKAHAQNVRHAEIFFDPQSHTGRGVPFETVMTGIHQALLEGERKLNLSSGLILCFLRDLSVEAAMETLQQVLRFRDWIIGVGLDSSEAGHPPDKFARVFDQAREEGFKTVAHAGEEGPPEYIRQALDLLKVSRIDHGVRCMEDPKLVERLAAGRIPLTVCPISNVKLRVFPSLKEHNLKKMLDSGLCVTVNSDDPAYFGGYIEENFMAVQQALNLDQHDLYRLTKNAFLASFLRTDEKQTLVEELNDFMRKQG, encoded by the coding sequence ATGAAGTCGTTTATTCATCAGATACCCAAAGCCGAACTCCATATCCATATTGAAGGCTCCCTCGAGCCTGAGCTCATGTTGGAGATTGCGGAGCGGAATGGTTTGACTCTTCCCTTCCCTTCGGTCGAAGAGATACGCAAGGCCTATGAATTCACGGATCTCCAGTCTTTTCTGGATATATACTATAAAGGAACGCGCATCCTTCTGCATGAACAGGATTTTTACGATATGACATGGGCCTATCTTGAAAAAGCCCATGCGCAAAACGTCCGCCATGCCGAGATTTTTTTCGATCCACAGAGCCATACCGGGCGGGGGGTCCCCTTTGAAACAGTGATGACGGGCATACACCAGGCATTGCTGGAAGGAGAGAGGAAGCTGAACCTCTCTTCAGGGCTGATCCTCTGTTTTCTGCGGGACCTCAGCGTTGAGGCGGCCATGGAGACATTACAGCAGGTCCTGCGGTTCCGGGACTGGATCATCGGGGTCGGGCTGGATTCATCGGAAGCCGGACATCCGCCGGACAAGTTCGCCCGGGTATTTGATCAGGCCAGGGAAGAGGGATTCAAGACCGTGGCCCATGCCGGCGAAGAGGGGCCGCCGGAATATATCCGGCAGGCATTGGACCTGCTCAAGGTCTCGCGCATTGATCACGGGGTCCGATGTATGGAAGATCCGAAACTGGTTGAGAGACTGGCCGCAGGCCGGATTCCCTTGACGGTCTGCCCGATTTCCAATGTAAAACTTCGCGTTTTCCCCTCCCTTAAAGAACATAACCTGAAAAAGATGCTGGACTCGGGATTATGTGTGACCGTGAATTCCGATGACCCGGCCTATTTCGGCGGCTATATTGAAGAGAATTTTATGGCCGTTCAGCAAGCTCTGAACCTGGATCAACATGATTTGTATCGCCTCACAAAAAATGCTTTTCTGGCCTCGTTTCTAAGAACGGATGAAAAACAAACTCTGGTGGAAGAACTAAATGATTTTATGAGAAAACAAGGTTAA